The Alkalihalobacillus sp. TS-13 genome contains a region encoding:
- a CDS encoding response regulator: protein MKALIADDEMNVRDVLRYLGQWDQHGITEILEASDGQEAKTIIDESQPELIFTDIKMPGMTGIDIIEWLDGISYPGKVIFITGYNDYSFMRQAIKYSSFDYLLKPIEPEPFNKTLSEAVESWKNDQKSRHSDQTVDKDLKKLWLNQIMTAACMGEAFEPDDILPYLPTADQYELSLISFYQMHHPDPYVDLLADMLVQRKLGNAFSLHFDRNLCLVISIKDEWLTIEEWMSQEFDIPIRLVSGERLYSLTDIPSSYQTLQTAIDNHEYRSNHRMDDLDTPRRIKDIVSYVNDFYMEELSLEKLSNLFFFSREHISRKFKEETGLPLSKYITKLRIDQAKIWLKETEETIYSISLLLGYQDEKYFSKLFKKVVGVTPFEFRNKRQQFVSRSFTE, encoded by the coding sequence TTGAAGGCTTTAATTGCTGATGATGAAATGAATGTACGCGACGTCCTGCGCTATTTAGGACAATGGGACCAGCACGGCATAACTGAGATTTTAGAAGCAAGCGATGGTCAAGAAGCAAAAACAATTATTGATGAATCTCAACCTGAACTGATTTTTACGGATATTAAAATGCCAGGAATGACCGGAATAGATATCATAGAATGGCTCGACGGCATTTCTTATCCCGGTAAGGTCATATTCATTACAGGGTACAACGATTATTCATTTATGCGCCAAGCGATTAAATACAGCAGTTTCGATTATCTTTTGAAGCCGATAGAACCTGAGCCCTTTAACAAAACGTTATCTGAAGCAGTGGAAAGCTGGAAGAATGACCAAAAATCCCGACATTCGGATCAAACAGTCGATAAAGACTTAAAAAAGCTGTGGCTCAATCAAATAATGACAGCGGCTTGCATGGGGGAAGCTTTTGAACCAGATGACATCCTCCCATACCTCCCTACTGCTGATCAATATGAATTATCGTTAATTTCTTTTTATCAAATGCATCACCCTGATCCTTATGTTGATTTACTGGCAGACATGCTCGTTCAAAGAAAATTAGGAAATGCGTTTTCTCTACACTTTGATCGAAATCTTTGTCTTGTCATCAGCATTAAAGACGAATGGCTAACGATAGAAGAATGGATGAGTCAAGAATTTGATATACCTATTCGACTTGTGAGTGGTGAGCGATTATATTCATTAACGGATATTCCAAGCTCCTATCAAACTTTACAAACAGCCATCGATAATCACGAGTATCGGTCAAATCATCGAATGGATGATTTGGATACCCCCCGCCGAATAAAGGATATCGTTTCCTATGTAAATGATTTTTATATGGAGGAGTTGAGTTTGGAGAAACTATCCAACCTATTCTTCTTCAGCCGAGAACATATTTCAAGGAAATTCAAGGAAGAAACCGGATTGCCTTTGTCTAAATATATTACGAAATTAAGAATTGACCAGGCTAAAATTTGGTTAAAAGAAACAGAAGAAACCATTTACTCGATTTCTTTATTGCTAGGCTATCAAGATGAGAAATATTTTTCGAAACTGTTCAAAAAGGTCGTAGGCGTCACACCTTTTGAGTTTCGAAACAAAAGACAGCAATTTGTCAGCAGATCGTTTACGGAATAA
- a CDS encoding sensor histidine kinase → MKSIQRRLLLMLLVFIILPYFLSVFLIYSYTKNSVEQNELENSRAQLQESSEELNQYFEEMINLPYILYRDPELFRIFNNDVDDSAYLEKSLKNYYLMRSEIRQVRLYLNQDRESIAVYNGMVSARKSKPDFLDQDLMNKLYHSNLKYILEPPHPIENYNNAAIVPQSDNTVVITLHHKIVDVLTNEFLGILTTDIDSDMYTQICNNLIQENEETVLLVDENDQVIYANNRSLIGKPVTAELQQQMKEDGGRGDDIILSRTLSSPLHQWKLVKITPSEILFHDVRKTAYTSILVGIGVGLLGLLMISMITIRITHPIKQLTQKVRMIEGSEMNVPFDDSRQDEIGYLEKHMKDMMNRINLHIDREYKLEIENKENQFRALKAQVNPHFLFNALQSIGAVALRSKTPNVYRLVTSLSKMMRYSIQADEWVLVQDEVNYIESYLTLQMERFRNNVNYSIEMNETVLNTTIPSMILQPLVENFFKHCYEKGNYKARLSIRGEIQDGFLHLIVENDGESLPEKQLQMLRKKIYTDPHESLYSHKHIGLKNIHDRLVLNYNKRAGLEVDTDQGQGFHVKIFIPCPIQTSSTANV, encoded by the coding sequence ATGAAAAGCATTCAGCGCCGGTTATTGTTAATGCTGCTTGTGTTCATCATCCTGCCCTATTTTTTGTCTGTTTTTTTAATTTACAGCTATACGAAAAATAGTGTGGAGCAGAATGAACTCGAAAACAGCCGGGCACAATTGCAGGAGAGCTCAGAAGAACTCAATCAATACTTTGAGGAAATGATCAACCTCCCATACATCCTGTATCGTGACCCTGAGTTGTTCCGGATATTTAATAATGATGTAGATGATTCAGCTTACCTAGAGAAAAGCTTAAAAAATTACTATTTGATGCGGAGCGAAATCCGGCAGGTACGGCTTTATTTAAATCAGGATAGGGAATCCATCGCTGTATATAATGGAATGGTCAGTGCGCGAAAATCAAAACCTGATTTTTTAGATCAGGACTTGATGAACAAACTCTATCATTCGAACTTAAAGTACATATTAGAACCGCCTCACCCTATTGAGAATTATAATAATGCAGCGATTGTTCCCCAGTCAGACAACACTGTGGTCATAACACTCCATCATAAAATAGTAGATGTGCTCACAAACGAATTTCTCGGAATCCTGACTACTGACATCGATTCAGATATGTACACTCAAATATGCAATAACCTAATTCAGGAAAACGAAGAGACCGTGTTACTGGTTGACGAAAACGATCAAGTGATTTATGCAAACAACCGTAGTCTTATCGGCAAGCCCGTGACTGCTGAGCTGCAACAGCAAATGAAAGAAGATGGCGGTAGGGGTGATGATATTATCTTATCAAGAACTTTATCCAGCCCACTCCATCAATGGAAATTGGTGAAGATCACGCCTAGTGAAATCTTATTTCATGATGTCAGGAAAACGGCCTATACAAGTATATTGGTCGGGATAGGTGTAGGTTTATTAGGGTTGTTGATGATCAGTATGATTACGATTCGAATTACCCATCCGATCAAACAACTGACTCAAAAAGTACGCATGATAGAAGGCAGTGAAATGAACGTTCCCTTTGATGACTCTAGACAAGACGAAATCGGTTATTTGGAGAAACATATGAAAGATATGATGAATCGCATTAACCTTCACATTGATCGTGAATATAAGCTTGAGATTGAAAATAAGGAAAACCAATTCAGAGCTTTAAAGGCCCAAGTGAATCCTCATTTCTTATTCAATGCCCTGCAATCAATTGGTGCAGTTGCTTTAAGATCAAAGACGCCTAACGTATACCGTCTCGTAACGTCTTTATCGAAGATGATGCGTTACTCCATACAGGCAGACGAGTGGGTACTCGTACAAGATGAAGTGAATTATATTGAATCCTATCTCACCCTGCAAATGGAACGTTTCCGAAATAATGTGAATTACTCCATAGAAATGAACGAAACGGTTCTTAATACGACGATACCCAGTATGATTCTTCAGCCACTCGTTGAGAACTTTTTTAAGCATTGTTATGAAAAGGGCAATTATAAAGCTCGTCTATCAATACGCGGGGAAATACAAGACGGCTTCTTACACCTTATCGTAGAGAATGACGGAGAAAGTCTGCCGGAGAAACAGCTCCAAATGTTAAGGAAAAAAATATATACAGATCCTCATGAAAGCTTATATTCACATAAACATATTGGTTTAAAAAATATTCATGATCGTTTGGTTCTTAATTACAACAAAAGGGCAGGGTTAGAAGTAGACACGGATCAAGGGCAAGGGTTCCACGTGAAGATTTTCATTCCCTGTCCAATCCAAACGAGTTCAACAGCCAATGTATGA
- a CDS encoding DeoR/GlpR family DNA-binding transcription regulator: MFMEERKAQILEYLRHMSRASVHDLSQQFNVSESTIRRDLKELEETNNIKRTHGGAILLQPVGYEASIGDRKKDYIAEKQAIAKKAVEFINPGDAILLDSGTTTYELVKELKTFSNLSIVTNSIIIMQELADIPGLDVMLLGGNLRRETSALVGPFAEQSLNMIRIDKAFIGTNGLDLKEGIITTPNLTEARIKRMMITNSRQTILLTDHSKIGKVNFAKVADLSDIDFCIVDDKVQDHFEEEMKRNGVNVHIVKL; encoded by the coding sequence ATGTTTATGGAAGAGCGTAAAGCGCAAATTCTTGAATACTTACGCCATATGTCTCGGGCGTCCGTTCATGATTTAAGTCAGCAATTTAATGTTTCAGAGTCTACGATCCGAAGGGATCTTAAAGAACTTGAGGAAACAAATAATATTAAAAGGACACATGGCGGTGCCATCCTCTTACAGCCGGTCGGTTATGAGGCATCAATCGGAGATAGAAAAAAAGACTATATCGCAGAAAAGCAAGCCATTGCTAAAAAAGCGGTAGAGTTCATTAACCCAGGCGATGCCATCCTTCTAGATTCAGGAACTACAACTTATGAACTTGTAAAAGAGTTAAAGACCTTTTCCAATCTTTCCATTGTGACCAACTCGATCATTATCATGCAGGAGCTGGCAGATATTCCTGGCTTGGATGTAATGCTGCTAGGCGGTAATTTACGAAGAGAAACATCTGCATTGGTCGGACCTTTTGCCGAACAATCGCTCAATATGATTCGAATTGATAAAGCATTTATTGGTACTAATGGTTTGGATCTTAAAGAAGGTATCATTACCACACCTAACCTAACCGAGGCTCGTATTAAGCGTATGATGATCACGAACTCCAGGCAAACCATCCTATTGACTGATCATAGTAAAATCGGCAAGGTGAATTTTGCTAAAGTTGCTGACCTATCCGATATAGACTTTTGTATCGTAGACGATAAAGTACAGGACCATTTCGAAGAGGAAATGAAGCGTAATGGCGTGAACGTACATATCGTAAAACTTTAA
- a CDS encoding substrate-binding domain-containing protein, with the protein MQIKQKKIGVILMGILLLFASACGNNETSGQENESAGNKKGDLKIGLTLNNLANPFFVSMSEAAGEYAEELGAEIIIQAADADLAKQTSQIEDFITQGVDLILLNAVDSEGIAGAVAQADAAGIPVISVDVGAGGGIEGTVTSDNYQAGVLAAEYMIEDLGGKGNVVVIDGPPVTAVKDRIAGFEDTIEGTDIKVIAKQNGEGNREKGLQVMESILQANKPGTIDAVFANNDPVAIGAEIAQQQAGRQDEFYIVGVDGSPDVIKAMKKEGSSIAGTSAQNPSEMVKKAMDVGIQVLDGESIEEVIKIPVDLVTQDNLDSYKGW; encoded by the coding sequence ATGCAAATCAAACAAAAGAAGATCGGTGTAATTTTAATGGGAATTCTGCTTCTATTCGCGTCTGCATGTGGAAATAACGAAACTTCTGGGCAGGAAAATGAAAGCGCTGGCAACAAAAAAGGGGATCTTAAGATCGGATTGACGCTCAACAATCTGGCAAACCCGTTTTTCGTGTCGATGAGTGAAGCTGCTGGAGAATATGCGGAAGAATTAGGAGCTGAAATTATCATCCAGGCGGCTGATGCAGATTTAGCTAAGCAAACCTCTCAAATAGAGGACTTCATTACCCAAGGGGTGGATCTTATTTTATTGAATGCTGTTGATTCTGAGGGAATCGCCGGGGCTGTCGCTCAAGCAGATGCAGCCGGAATCCCCGTCATTAGCGTTGATGTCGGGGCTGGTGGAGGGATTGAAGGTACGGTTACCTCTGATAACTACCAGGCAGGAGTTCTCGCAGCTGAATATATGATTGAAGATCTTGGTGGAAAGGGAAATGTCGTTGTAATTGACGGACCTCCTGTTACCGCTGTAAAAGATCGGATTGCGGGGTTTGAAGATACGATTGAAGGAACTGATATTAAAGTGATCGCTAAGCAAAATGGCGAAGGAAACCGTGAAAAAGGGTTGCAGGTGATGGAGAGCATTCTGCAGGCGAATAAGCCAGGAACCATTGATGCTGTTTTTGCCAACAACGACCCTGTAGCCATTGGGGCTGAGATTGCACAGCAGCAAGCTGGCCGCCAGGATGAGTTTTACATTGTGGGTGTCGATGGCTCTCCTGATGTTATTAAAGCGATGAAGAAAGAGGGAAGTTCGATTGCAGGAACATCGGCCCAGAATCCGAGTGAAATGGTCAAAAAAGCTATGGATGTTGGGATCCAGGTATTGGATGGCGAATCTATCGAAGAAGTGATCAAAATCCCAGTAGATTTAGTGACTCAAGACAACTTAGATTCCTATAAAGGTTGGTAA
- a CDS encoding sugar ABC transporter ATP-binding protein — protein sequence MIMQEKVEARTPILKMEGINKTFSGTTVLKNVNIELYPGEVHALMGENGAGKSTLMKIVSGVYMPDQDSGTITYKTDQVTWKDPMTARKMGIGVIHQELNLAPNLTISENILMGTKYPRNKFGMVRWEKVHRRAKEVLTSMGSDLKPETLVSTLSVAQQQMVEIARALSYKAEVLIMDEPTASLTDKEIDRLFEIIKDLRKQGVAIVYISHRMEEIFKISDRYTVLRDGEWIKSGPIQETNTDHLVSLMVGRDLKGLFQRSIGNDIKAGDKENPALEVKNLSDNTFVRDLSFQIYPGEIVGFAGLVGAGRTELVRSIFGASDILQGEIWVAGEKVQIKSPIEAIKYGIALVPESRKEQGLFLDMSVKENILLAELKKHKKSLKINWNSLNHAADVYIKNLKIKTASPDQSISGLSGGNQQKAVIARWLSTNPKVLLLDEPTRGVDIGAKTEIHKIISELADAGLAVLMISSELPEVIGISDRILVMNEGRITGHLQKNEATQERIMHYATGGNKDEINSVD from the coding sequence ATGATTATGCAGGAAAAAGTAGAGGCAAGAACGCCTATTTTAAAGATGGAAGGGATTAATAAAACTTTTTCTGGCACAACGGTGTTGAAAAATGTAAACATCGAGCTATACCCTGGTGAAGTCCACGCCTTAATGGGAGAGAACGGAGCCGGAAAATCCACATTAATGAAAATAGTATCGGGCGTTTATATGCCTGACCAAGACAGTGGAACAATCACTTATAAAACTGACCAAGTTACCTGGAAGGACCCGATGACAGCAAGAAAAATGGGTATTGGTGTGATCCATCAGGAACTTAACTTAGCCCCTAACTTGACCATCAGTGAAAATATCTTGATGGGAACAAAATACCCCCGAAATAAATTCGGTATGGTGCGCTGGGAAAAAGTACATAGACGGGCAAAGGAAGTGTTGACTTCCATGGGATCAGATTTAAAGCCAGAAACACTAGTCTCGACGTTAAGTGTAGCCCAGCAGCAGATGGTGGAAATCGCAAGAGCCCTCTCATACAAAGCTGAAGTCTTGATTATGGATGAACCGACTGCCTCTTTAACGGATAAAGAAATTGACAGGCTTTTTGAAATCATAAAGGACTTAAGAAAACAGGGTGTTGCGATCGTCTATATTTCCCATCGGATGGAAGAAATTTTTAAAATTTCCGATCGTTATACCGTTTTGCGTGATGGAGAGTGGATTAAAAGTGGTCCTATCCAAGAAACGAACACGGATCATTTAGTCAGTTTAATGGTTGGCCGTGATCTGAAAGGCTTGTTTCAAAGGTCGATAGGAAACGATATAAAAGCAGGGGATAAAGAAAACCCTGCATTAGAAGTGAAGAATTTAAGTGATAATACTTTTGTAAGGGATCTGTCTTTTCAGATCTATCCAGGAGAAATTGTCGGATTTGCAGGACTTGTCGGGGCAGGTCGAACAGAGCTTGTCCGGTCGATCTTTGGCGCCTCGGATATTCTTCAGGGAGAAATTTGGGTAGCGGGAGAAAAGGTTCAAATCAAGTCCCCGATCGAGGCAATCAAGTATGGGATTGCCCTCGTGCCAGAAAGCCGTAAGGAACAAGGACTATTTCTTGATATGTCTGTAAAAGAAAACATCTTGCTGGCGGAACTAAAAAAGCATAAAAAGAGCTTAAAAATTAATTGGAATTCTTTAAACCATGCAGCTGACGTGTATATCAAAAACTTAAAAATCAAGACAGCCTCACCCGATCAGTCAATTTCTGGTTTGAGCGGCGGGAACCAGCAAAAGGCGGTCATTGCCAGGTGGCTGTCAACAAACCCTAAAGTACTGCTGCTCGACGAGCCAACACGTGGTGTAGATATAGGAGCAAAAACGGAAATTCATAAAATTATTTCGGAACTTGCCGATGCAGGGCTCGCAGTTTTGATGATCTCTTCTGAACTTCCTGAAGTCATCGGGATAAGTGATCGGATTTTGGTTATGAATGAAGGAAGGATCACCGGACACCTTCAGAAAAATGAAGCTACTCAAGAACGCATTATGCATTACGCAACGGGAGGGAATAAAGATGAAATCAATTCTGTCGACTAA
- a CDS encoding ribose ABC transporter permease: MVIILILLCIVMSVMAPNFLDSSNLTNILKQVSVTAILAAGMTIVILTGGIDLSVGSIVALSGVVSVMASQTGINPILAMLLGVGAGYLVGFINGVFTAKIGLPAFIVTLASMTYVRGLAYVTSGGYPVVLESTTFRFIGSGSILSIPTPIYLMILVYIVMFLVLKYTMFGRHIYAIGGNEEAARLTGIKVKKTLVNVYSISGLLAGLGGVVLAGRLYSGQPTAGNMYELDAIAAVILGGSKLTGGVGKIQGTIIGVLIMGVITNGLTLMDVSYYWQLVVKGGVIVSAVLIDRLRS, from the coding sequence ATGGTCATTATTTTAATTTTACTATGTATAGTAATGAGCGTAATGGCACCAAACTTTTTAGACTCGTCCAATCTGACAAACATCCTAAAACAAGTATCGGTTACTGCCATTTTAGCTGCAGGAATGACGATTGTTATTTTGACCGGTGGTATTGATTTATCCGTGGGATCCATTGTAGCCCTATCCGGAGTCGTTTCGGTCATGGCTTCCCAAACAGGAATAAATCCGATTTTAGCCATGCTGCTCGGTGTTGGAGCTGGTTATCTTGTGGGTTTCATTAATGGCGTATTTACAGCCAAAATCGGCCTGCCTGCTTTTATCGTTACCTTAGCGAGTATGACCTACGTTAGAGGACTGGCCTATGTCACAAGTGGAGGCTATCCGGTTGTCTTAGAATCTACTACCTTTCGATTCATTGGGTCAGGTTCTATTTTATCGATCCCTACACCCATTTATTTAATGATCCTCGTGTATATCGTCATGTTTCTTGTTTTAAAATACACGATGTTTGGACGCCATATTTATGCGATTGGCGGAAATGAAGAAGCGGCTAGATTAACTGGGATCAAAGTGAAAAAGACATTGGTTAATGTTTATTCTATCAGCGGCTTACTCGCTGGTTTAGGCGGTGTAGTACTCGCTGGCCGACTTTACTCAGGTCAGCCGACGGCAGGAAATATGTATGAACTTGATGCCATCGCAGCGGTAATTTTAGGTGGTTCAAAATTAACAGGCGGTGTCGGTAAGATTCAAGGCACCATCATTGGAGTGTTGATTATGGGAGTCATTACTAATGGTCTTACGCTAATGGACGTCAGTTATTACTGGCAACTTGTCGTCAAGGGGGGAGTCATTGTATCAGCAGTGTTAATCGACCGGTTACGTTCCTAA
- a CDS encoding GH32 C-terminal domain-containing protein, whose translation MLLCLLIVGVPANVLADESGYYEEPYRNQFHFSPEANWMNDPNGMVYYEGEYHLFYQYYPYGTTWGPMHWGHAVSKDLVKWEHLPIALYPDEHGHIFSGSAVIDWENTAGFGKEAMVAIFTHSGPNGQVQSLAYSLDKGRSWEKYEGNPVMPDPPVADWRDPKVFWHEDSSKWVMSLAAKNKIMFYTSPNLKEWEFASEFGPDGGIQSNSLDQVSYAMSDYTGSSFSYEGDITLNEKNGREGSGGLVFRSDKEGNNAYIANVDAKNDRVTFSKIVNGEVEELAREPMDVKTSSTHHVKAVADGDNIKVFVDDQLMIQQNDQSFAHGYYGLISSGSTAAFRNVEFTNTSNFVTNLSGWKAISGSWEDSLEGKTGASREDAFTLSGQTADNFLYESEVKVSKDQGEGGAGALVFRADQGVKNGYFANVDALNDVAKLMKIENGKITVLAEKSMSIETDQTYRLKIDAYDDHIKVYVDDTLIHDLKDGTFTDGYLGLNVWNSTTLFQNVKKGENIRTSDMVIANHDFETGDLTGWTSMKGNAFTDDHVTDVSNYWGGPFEPQGNYHLWGFSDLHEGDHAIGELRSSYFKLSGSGEINFLLGGGNDISNRYVSLVRASDGQELIRQANTKFKDDETYKRYVWDASEYVGEVFYIKAVDQATGGWGHINIDDFNVYNEGPIPDEVDQVAKEPEKNDSKQSGTIEEWTAVSGEWIDSTHGSNGGIWECPTLVELPIDGDPNNTKWVLQVSINDGGPAGGSGMQYFVGGFDGITFTNENPPDKVLWSDYGADYYAAVDWSGIEGDHGEKYWLGWMSNWQYAHKTPTSTWRSSMSLPRTMELTQTEEGTRLKQTPVSLKSIQNNSQMTSYDNVVISNNSSLLSNFSGDTYEMIAEFDVSNTNASEFGFKVRKGDGEEYTKIGYDLAGEQLFVDRANSDDFDYGDHVVDRHAGPLTASDGKVKMHIFVDRSAVEVFGTDGEIVITDQIFPDPSSKGLEIYSEDGEVTLNSLEIYPLKSIWKDKNRFKTNLTGWKPVSGSWAKTREGLQGQSSGDSFNISAQEGHDFQYEADIKVLDSDSHPDDPEQDLVDNLVGAGALVFRSDPDAKNGYAANIDVKNNEVKLIKFLDGKGIDLATYNDDGKLKLNANRDYRIKVETKGEHIKVYLDKKLVIDIKDSTFKEGYLGLNVWDSTVVFNKVKMNED comes from the coding sequence TTGTTGCTCTGTTTGCTTATTGTAGGTGTGCCGGCAAATGTGCTTGCGGATGAGTCAGGATATTATGAAGAGCCCTACCGGAATCAATTTCATTTTTCTCCTGAAGCAAACTGGATGAACGATCCGAATGGGATGGTTTATTACGAAGGAGAATACCATTTGTTTTACCAGTACTATCCTTATGGCACAACTTGGGGACCGATGCATTGGGGGCATGCGGTTAGTAAAGATCTTGTAAAGTGGGAGCACCTTCCGATTGCTCTATATCCTGACGAACATGGCCATATATTCTCAGGAAGTGCCGTTATAGATTGGGAGAATACAGCAGGTTTTGGGAAGGAAGCAATGGTCGCTATTTTTACCCACTCCGGCCCAAATGGACAAGTCCAAAGTCTTGCTTACAGTCTTGATAAGGGAAGGTCATGGGAAAAGTATGAAGGTAACCCGGTGATGCCGGATCCTCCTGTCGCAGATTGGCGTGACCCCAAGGTTTTCTGGCATGAAGATTCCAGCAAGTGGGTAATGTCGCTTGCAGCCAAAAATAAAATTATGTTTTATACGTCTCCCAATTTAAAAGAATGGGAATTTGCAAGTGAATTCGGTCCAGATGGCGGTATCCAATCCAATAGTCTTGATCAGGTATCGTACGCTATGTCCGACTATACCGGAAGCTCGTTTAGTTATGAAGGTGATATAACGCTTAATGAAAAGAATGGCCGGGAGGGTTCCGGCGGATTAGTCTTTCGATCGGACAAAGAAGGAAACAATGCGTACATCGCCAATGTTGATGCAAAAAATGATCGCGTGACATTCAGTAAAATCGTGAATGGTGAGGTAGAAGAGCTGGCTCGTGAACCAATGGACGTGAAAACTTCATCGACGCATCACGTCAAGGCAGTGGCTGATGGTGACAATATAAAAGTCTTTGTGGATGATCAGCTTATGATACAGCAGAATGACCAATCATTTGCCCATGGATATTATGGGTTGATATCCAGTGGCTCAACGGCTGCATTTCGTAACGTCGAATTTACAAATACATCCAATTTCGTAACTAATTTGTCTGGCTGGAAGGCGATCAGCGGATCATGGGAAGACTCCTTAGAGGGGAAAACAGGGGCTTCTAGAGAAGATGCCTTTACTTTGAGTGGTCAAACCGCCGATAACTTTTTGTACGAATCGGAAGTCAAAGTATCAAAAGATCAAGGAGAAGGTGGAGCTGGAGCTCTCGTTTTCCGTGCTGATCAAGGTGTAAAAAACGGCTACTTTGCCAATGTTGATGCTTTAAACGATGTGGCGAAGCTGATGAAGATCGAGAACGGGAAAATCACTGTTTTAGCTGAAAAATCGATGAGTATTGAGACGGACCAGACTTATCGCCTGAAAATCGATGCATATGACGATCATATAAAAGTCTATGTTGATGACACCCTCATTCATGATCTTAAGGATGGCACTTTTACAGATGGGTACCTTGGGTTAAATGTATGGAACTCTACCACACTATTTCAAAATGTAAAAAAGGGGGAAAACATCAGAACTTCTGATATGGTAATCGCCAATCATGATTTTGAAACAGGCGATCTGACAGGATGGACCTCTATGAAAGGAAATGCCTTTACAGATGATCACGTTACCGATGTAAGCAACTACTGGGGTGGACCGTTTGAACCTCAAGGGAATTATCATTTATGGGGATTTTCCGACCTTCATGAGGGGGATCATGCAATAGGCGAGTTGCGTTCTTCCTACTTCAAATTAAGTGGGTCCGGGGAAATCAACTTTCTGTTAGGCGGAGGGAATGATATCAGCAACCGTTATGTATCCTTGGTTAGAGCTTCTGACGGACAGGAACTAATCCGCCAGGCTAACACGAAGTTTAAAGATGACGAAACATATAAGCGTTATGTCTGGGATGCTTCTGAATATGTGGGAGAAGTTTTCTATATTAAAGCAGTGGATCAGGCTACTGGCGGGTGGGGTCATATCAACATCGATGATTTCAATGTTTATAATGAAGGACCGATTCCTGATGAGGTCGACCAGGTAGCTAAAGAGCCCGAAAAAAATGATTCCAAACAAAGCGGGACGATTGAAGAGTGGACAGCGGTATCAGGAGAGTGGATTGATTCAACCCACGGAAGTAATGGCGGCATCTGGGAATGCCCGACATTAGTGGAACTTCCGATTGATGGAGATCCCAATAACACGAAGTGGGTCCTGCAAGTAAGTATTAATGACGGGGGCCCTGCTGGTGGATCTGGTATGCAATACTTTGTTGGTGGCTTTGATGGAATAACATTTACCAATGAGAATCCACCAGATAAAGTACTATGGAGTGATTACGGAGCGGATTATTATGCTGCCGTTGACTGGAGTGGGATCGAAGGAGATCATGGAGAAAAATACTGGCTCGGCTGGATGAGCAACTGGCAGTATGCTCATAAAACACCTACCTCAACGTGGAGAAGTTCGATGTCTTTACCGCGCACAATGGAACTCACTCAAACCGAAGAGGGAACTCGTTTAAAACAAACGCCTGTTTCTCTAAAAAGTATTCAAAACAATAGTCAAATGACTTCCTATGATAATGTAGTAATTTCAAACAACAGCAGCCTTCTTTCTAATTTCTCAGGAGATACGTATGAAATGATCGCCGAATTCGATGTTTCTAATACGAATGCATCGGAGTTTGGTTTTAAAGTCAGAAAAGGGGATGGAGAAGAATACACTAAAATAGGGTACGATCTTGCAGGGGAACAGCTCTTTGTTGATCGTGCAAATTCCGATGATTTTGACTATGGTGATCATGTTGTAGATAGGCATGCTGGCCCGCTAACAGCTTCAGATGGTAAAGTAAAAATGCATATTTTTGTTGATCGCTCAGCTGTTGAAGTATTCGGAACAGATGGAGAAATTGTAATCACCGATCAAATTTTTCCTGATCCATCAAGTAAAGGGTTGGAGATATATAGTGAAGATGGAGAGGTCACCTTAAATTCGTTGGAAATTTATCCATTAAAGAGTATTTGGAAAGATAAGAATCGTTTTAAAACAAATTTAACCGGCTGGAAGCCTGTTTCGGGGAGCTGGGCAAAGACGAGGGAAGGATTACAAGGCCAAAGCAGTGGCGATTCTTTTAACATATCGGCTCAAGAAGGACATGATTTTCAGTATGAAGCCGATATTAAAGTGCTGGATTCCGACTCCCATCCGGATGACCCTGAACAAGATTTAGTTGATAATTTAGTAGGCGCAGGAGCTTTGGTTTTTCGTTCTGATCCTGATGCAAAAAACGGATATGCAGCCAATATTGATGTAAAAAATAATGAAGTCAAACTTATCAAATTTTTGGATGGAAAGGGAATTGACCTGGCAACCTACAAT